The window GGAATCATCGAGGGTGTTCAGTATCTCATTCCCGTATATCGGGAGGAACACCTCCGACAGCAGTTGTGACGAGTGTGCACCGCCGCCGCCCATGGAGAGTGTGACGGTATCCATCTCACCGCCCTCCATAATAATAGTGCGCAGCGCAGGCGCCCTCGCGTGACACCATGCACGGTCCGACCGGATGCGCGGGCGTGCACGCCGATCTAAAGAGCGCGCACTCGGTCGGTGTGCGCTTCCCTGCGAGGACCTCGCCGCAGCTGCAGCCCGCCGGTTCGGATACGGCACCGATCTCGAAATCAATCAGCGCGTCTGCGTCGAAACGGCTAAATTCGCCCGTGAGCCTTACCCCGCTGTTTCTGATCTCCCCCAGACCCCTCCATGTCGAGTCGCATTCGGTGAATACCGAAGCGATGAGATCCTGTGCCCGCTGATTGCCGCGGGGTGATACAAACCGCGCGTACTGGTTTTTAATCGCCGGTTCCCGCCGGCTGATCATGTCCAGCAGGAGCAGGATCCCCTCCAGCAGGTCAACTGCCTCAAAGCCGGCGATCACGCCGGGGACATGATACCGCTCCGCTATGAAACTGTACGCGCCCTCTCCTATGATGGAGCTCACATGGCCGGGCAGAATAAAGCCATCTATGCGGATATCGCCAGAAGACAACAGGGCGTCAACGGCGGGGGGAATCAACTTGAACGCCGTGAGGAGATAGAGGTTTGTTATCCGGTGTGCCGCGGCCCGTTGCACGACGGAGGCGAACAAGGGGATCGTCGTCTCAAAACCAACCCCAAAGAGGACCACATCCGTGCGTGGCTCATTTCTGGCGAACTCCAGGGCATCAAGGGGGCTGTACATGATCCTCACGCGCGCCCCCCGATTCGCTCGCGCCGACTCCAGGGTGTCAGATACCCCGGGAACTTTGAGCATATCGCCAAAACAGAATAGGACGGTGTCCTTCCTGCAGGCTAGTCCGATGGCGCTCTCCATCGATTTCAGAGGGGTGACGCACACGGGGCAGCCCGGCCCCGACGCGAGATGAATGTGCTCCGGCAGCCCCTGCCGTACGCCGGTGGCGAAGAGTGCCATCGTGTGGGTTCCGCAGACTTCCATGAGGGTCGCTTGGGTTTCGCGGGAGCGGATTTCCCCCAGGAGCCTGCGCGCGATCTCAGGATTTCTAAAATTGTCCAGGAGGCTCGCTGAGCTGTTTGAAATACTCGATGGTTTCAAGGGCTTCTTCCCTGTTGAGCGTGTTAATCGCGAACCCCGCGTGCACGATCACAAAATCCCCGACCATGGCGTGTTCGATCAGGTCAAGGGCCACTCGTTTTCTAACCCCACCGAAGTCAACGAGCGCGTGTCCGTCAGCAATCAGTTCTATGATCTCACCGGGGACCGCCACGCACATTTCCATCTCCCGCTGTAAAAGAAGTACTCTCAACTTCACCATATCACACTCGGGTTTGGCAAGAGAATTGTTGAGGAGGGATCAACAGGATCATGCAGCAGGACGCGCGGGCGTTGTGGTGTCATTGCGATTCCGGCTCAGCGGGACGAAGCAGTCCGACACCGAGGGCGTCACCCCAAACAGGGTGAGGGATCGCACATAGGTCGCCACTGCTGCCTGCGGCAGCCTCGCGACGCTTCGCGGGTCGCCTTCGGCCCGCCACACACAGCCGCTGCCGCTTCGGGGGAGGAAGCTCGTTCCACTCCATCGCAGCTACTGTGTCTTTGGAAACACCACTGCTGTATGCATCACTTCACTCACTACGCAGGTAATGTAGAGGCAATACTTGACATTCTATGAGAATAGGAATTGCCAATAAACCTTTTTTAATTAGATATGTCAATATTCTTATTTCAGTAGATATATCCTTTCTCATATATAACCACTTAATAGCTATATCTTACTCCTAAAGAACAAGTAGCGTAATACATCTACCTGTTCCCATCCATGCGCCTTTGCCCGGAGCCTTGACAACTGCCCAAAATTAAGCTAAAATTCGAGTGAGCGAGAGGGCAGGGATGGAAGGAAGCTCGCTCTCAAAGGAGCGGCAGGACGGTGAAGGCGCACAGGTGGTTCCTCCTGATTCATGCGATGAGCGCGGCGGCGCTCTCGTCGTTCCTTTTTATCTCACCTCTGTCTGCCGCGCCGGACGCTCCTTACGTCGAGGGTGAGATTCTCGTCAAATACAAAAGCTCGACTTCCCATTTGCGCATGAGCAGCATCGAGAAGACGGCCGGCCTGGTTACAAAAGAAGAAATCCCCGCGCTGCGCATCAAGCGGGTAAAAATTGAGTCCGGGATGTCCGTCGAGGAGTGCATTGAAGAATACCACAGGCTCGCCGGCGGCTCGATAGAGTACGCTGAACCCAACTATATCCTGAACGCTGATCTTCTCCCCAACGACCCTGACTTCAATCAATTGTACGGTTTGCGCAATACCGGACAGAACGGCGGTGTGCAGGGGGCCGATGTTGCCGCCGCCGAAGCGTGGGATACCGCCACGGGCGGCCCCATTGTGGTCGCGGTCATCGACACGGGAGTTGACTACACGCATCCAGACCTCGCGGCCAATATGTGGAAAAATGAGGGCGAGATACCGGATAACGGCATTGACGACGACGGGAACGGCTATGTTGATGATTACCGCGGCTGGGACTTCTGCAACCATGACAATGACCCCTACGATGATCACTCGCACGGCACGCACTGCGCGGGCATCATCGCGGCCGTGGGCGACAACGGCATCGGGGGCGTCGGCGTGTGCTGGAAGGCGAAGATCATGCCGTTGAAGTTTATGGGGGCGGGGGGCTCGGGATCGACGGCCGAAGCCGTGAATGCGATCCTCTACGCGACCAAGATGGGCGCGCGGGTAATGAGCAACTCGTGGGGCGGCGGCGGTTGCTCTCAGGCGCTCAGGGACGCCATCCAGGTTGCCAACGATGCGGGGGTGATATTCGTGGCGGCGGCGGGAAACTCCGCGAGCGACAACGATCTCACCGCGCACTACCCCTCGAGCTACGATTGCAAAAATGTCATCGCCGTGGCGGCCACTGATAATTATGATCTCCTCGCGTCATTCTCATGCTACGGGCTCACATCGGTGGACATCGCGGCGCCGGGGGTCGCGATCCTGAGCACCACCCCCGGCGGGGGCTACGCGTCATACAGCGGGACATCGATGGCCGCTCCTCATGTCGCAGGCGCCGCCGCGCTCGAGTGGTCGCACACGCCCGCAAAAAGTCACACCCAGATTATTTCAGATATTCTCAGTGGGGCGACGCCACTCTCGGCGCTGGATGGCAAGGTGGTCACCGGAGGCCGTCTCAATCTTCAGCAGATGCTCAACCCCGAGAACGACACGGTGGCGCCGGCCCCGGTCACAGACCTGAGCGCGGTGGGGACGAGGATGGCGCGGGTGACACTGAGCTGGACGGCGACCGGAGATGACGGCAACACGGGGAAGGCCAGCGCTTATGACCTGCGTTACTCCCTCGATACGATCACGGACGCGCGCTGGGACGCGGCCCGCCGCGCCTCCATTGCGGTCAATCCACAGAGCGCGGGTTGCACGGAAGAGGCAACGGTGACCGGACTATCGCCGGGCACCTGTTACTATTTTGCCCTCAAGGTGAAGGACAACCGCAGGAACAGCTCGGCCATTTCAA of the Candidatus Auribacterota bacterium genome contains:
- the hypD gene encoding hydrogenase formation protein HypD, which encodes MKPSSISNSSASLLDNFRNPEIARRLLGEIRSRETQATLMEVCGTHTMALFATGVRQGLPEHIHLASGPGCPVCVTPLKSMESAIGLACRKDTVLFCFGDMLKVPGVSDTLESARANRGARVRIMYSPLDALEFARNEPRTDVVLFGVGFETTIPLFASVVQRAAAHRITNLYLLTAFKLIPPAVDALLSSGDIRIDGFILPGHVSSIIGEGAYSFIAERYHVPGVIAGFEAVDLLEGILLLLDMISRREPAIKNQYARFVSPRGNQRAQDLIASVFTECDSTWRGLGEIRNSGVRLTGEFSRFDADALIDFEIGAVSEPAGCSCGEVLAGKRTPTECALFRSACTPAHPVGPCMVSREGACAAHYYYGGR
- a CDS encoding HypC/HybG/HupF family hydrogenase formation chaperone, producing the protein MVKLRVLLLQREMEMCVAVPGEIIELIADGHALVDFGGVRKRVALDLIEHAMVGDFVIVHAGFAINTLNREEALETIEYFKQLSEPPGQF
- a CDS encoding S8 family serine peptidase, translating into MSVEECIEEYHRLAGGSIEYAEPNYILNADLLPNDPDFNQLYGLRNTGQNGGVQGADVAAAEAWDTATGGPIVVAVIDTGVDYTHPDLAANMWKNEGEIPDNGIDDDGNGYVDDYRGWDFCNHDNDPYDDHSHGTHCAGIIAAVGDNGIGGVGVCWKAKIMPLKFMGAGGSGSTAEAVNAILYATKMGARVMSNSWGGGGCSQALRDAIQVANDAGVIFVAAAGNSASDNDLTAHYPSSYDCKNVIAVAATDNYDLLASFSCYGLTSVDIAAPGVAILSTTPGGGYASYSGTSMAAPHVAGAAALEWSHTPAKSHTQIISDILSGATPLSALDGKVVTGGRLNLQQMLNPENDTVAPAPVTDLSAVGTRMARVTLSWTATGDDGNTGKASAYDLRYSLDTITDARWDAARRASIAVNPQSAGCTEEATVTGLSPGTCYYFALKVKDNRRNSSAISNVAAATTSSGTVVLDDSVEGGDNGWSPTGLWHRTTHSASSAVSSWYYGQEGLWSYDTGVANSGTLTSRKIDLSAYNDALLTFNHFRTVEAYQGSYDICAVEASRDGGANWERLMERNSSSPAVSGWTSSGAVMLTGYAGGSVLLRFSFDTVDATSNGYEGWYVDDIRIMAEDYKVEQPDLYNHHVELTLNGESFRCGDKLYLSAVVKRGWLSPHTVCDAYLAVSLPNGRELFLTRTHALSGKALPLMSNFEVRDMRVTMGPFVIASGLASGSYSVRGVLTPSQKRAVKGTSLMSNLSQVSFTITP